Proteins from a genomic interval of Mycobacteriales bacterium:
- a CDS encoding MBL fold metallo-hydrolase has translation MLNQVAEGVWVRQSAWVWSNAIVVRGEGGLVLVDPGIDGSELNQLADDLDRLVDRLGIPVVAGFSTHPHWDHLLWHSRFGDVPRYATSAGAHAAGEARERAQRMAAESASGIPLELIGLLTPLPADGGGVPGEIVEHEAHAVGHAAVLLADRGVLLAGDMLSDVLIPLLDPRRPDQVGAYERALERLGEAARHVDVVVPGHGAVAEGPEVAARFAADRAYLDALRRGEEPVDARWGRRG, from the coding sequence ATGCTGAATCAGGTGGCCGAGGGCGTCTGGGTCAGGCAGAGCGCGTGGGTCTGGAGCAATGCCATCGTGGTGCGCGGGGAGGGTGGACTGGTCCTGGTCGATCCCGGCATCGATGGTTCCGAGCTGAACCAGCTCGCCGATGACCTGGACCGGCTCGTGGACCGGCTCGGCATTCCGGTGGTCGCCGGGTTCTCCACCCATCCCCACTGGGACCACCTGCTGTGGCATTCCCGGTTCGGTGACGTGCCGCGCTACGCCACCTCCGCCGGCGCCCACGCTGCCGGTGAGGCCCGAGAGCGGGCGCAGAGAATGGCGGCGGAGAGCGCATCGGGCATACCGCTCGAGCTGATAGGGCTCCTCACCCCGCTGCCCGCGGACGGCGGCGGCGTGCCGGGCGAGATCGTCGAGCATGAGGCGCACGCCGTCGGCCACGCCGCGGTCCTGCTCGCCGACCGTGGCGTCCTGCTCGCCGGCGACATGCTCTCCGACGTCCTGATCCCGCTGCTCGACCCTCGCCGCCCCGATCAGGTGGGCGCCTACGAGAGGGCACTCGAGCGGCTGGGTGAGGCCGCCAGGCACGTCGATGTCGTGGTCCCCGGCCATGGCGCCGTTGCCGAGGGTCCCGAGGTGGCGGCCCGCTTCGCCGCCGACCGTGCCTACCTCGACGCGCTGCGGCGAGGTGAGGAGCCGGTCGACGCGCGTTGGGGACGGCGCGGCTAG